In one Pseudanabaenaceae cyanobacterium SKYG29 genomic region, the following are encoded:
- the rplK gene encoding 50S ribosomal protein L11: protein MAKEVVAVVKLALTAGKANPAPPVGPALGQHGVNIMAFCKEYNAKTQDKAGMIIPVEITIYKDKTFTFVLKTPPASVLLAKAAGVSKGSDTPNRKRVGTITRDQLREIAQIKMPDLNANDIEAAMRIIEGTARNMGIAIV, encoded by the coding sequence ATGGCTAAAGAAGTTGTTGCTGTTGTTAAGCTTGCCCTCACAGCAGGAAAAGCTAACCCTGCTCCCCCTGTAGGTCCCGCCCTTGGTCAGCACGGCGTAAATATCATGGCATTTTGCAAAGAATACAACGCCAAGACTCAGGACAAAGCAGGGATGATCATCCCAGTGGAAATTACTATCTACAAGGACAAAACTTTCACTTTCGTCCTCAAGACTCCCCCCGCCTCGGTGCTACTGGCTAAGGCTGCAGGTGTGAGCAAAGGCTCGGATACGCCCAACCGTAAGCGCGTCGGCACAATTACGCGGGATCAACTACGGGAAATTGCCCAAATCAAGATGCCTGACCTCAACGCCAACGACATTGAAGCAGCGATGCGCATCATCGAGGGCACAGCCCGCAATATGGGTATTGCTATCGTCTAA
- the rplA gene encoding 50S ribosomal protein L1: MKRVSKRFKQAQSLVEARPYEPLEAMKLLKQTATAKFVESAEAHVRLGIDPKYADQQLRTTVSLPKGTGQTIRVAVIARGEKVSEATAAGADVAGSEDLIDEISKGRLDFDLLIATPDMMPQVAKLGKLLGPKGLMPSPKGGTVTFDLATAISEFKKGKVEFRADRTGIVHVMFGKVDFPPEDLLINLKALQETIDRNRPSGAKGKYWRSLYVAASMGPSIEVDVQALREMKIGGA; the protein is encoded by the coding sequence ATGAAACGAGTATCCAAACGTTTTAAGCAAGCCCAAAGTCTGGTTGAAGCGCGCCCCTATGAACCCCTAGAGGCAATGAAGCTTCTTAAGCAGACAGCAACGGCGAAGTTCGTGGAATCGGCAGAAGCCCATGTCAGGTTAGGGATTGACCCCAAGTATGCTGACCAGCAGTTGCGGACGACAGTCTCTCTACCTAAGGGTACGGGTCAGACTATTCGGGTAGCGGTGATTGCCAGAGGGGAAAAGGTCTCAGAGGCAACGGCAGCAGGAGCAGATGTAGCTGGTTCAGAAGACCTCATCGACGAAATCAGCAAGGGCAGGCTGGACTTTGACCTCCTGATTGCTACGCCCGACATGATGCCCCAGGTGGCAAAGTTGGGTAAGTTACTCGGTCCTAAGGGTCTGATGCCTTCCCCCAAAGGTGGTACGGTGACTTTTGATCTGGCTACTGCTATCTCGGAGTTCAAGAAGGGTAAAGTGGAGTTCCGCGCCGATCGCACTGGTATTGTCCATGTCATGTTCGGTAAGGTGGACTTCCCGCCCGAAGATTTACTGATCAACCTCAAAGCACTGCAGGAAACGATCGACCGTAACCGTCCGTCGGGGGCGAAGGGCAAGTATTGGCGGTCACTGTATGTGGCAGCTTCCATGGGTCCATCCATCGAGGTGGACGTGCAGGCATTACGGGAAATGAAAATAGGAGGGGCATAG
- the rplJ gene encoding 50S ribosomal protein L10 — protein MSRSLESKIAYREDLEKELSQAQMVMVVDFTGLTVAEITALRRKLRPIGTSARVTKNTIMKKAIAEQAKWKPIESYLKGPSVCLFVRKDIGETLKAYQAFAKEVKKTELRGGVFDGRAFAPDQIKAVADLPPKEVLLAQILGLLNNVPSRLAGTVKEVPASVARSINEVPASLARAIKAMQEKQSAGQPG, from the coding sequence ATGAGCCGCAGTCTGGAGAGCAAAATTGCCTATAGGGAGGACTTAGAAAAAGAACTAAGTCAAGCCCAAATGGTGATGGTGGTAGATTTTACGGGTCTCACAGTGGCGGAAATTACGGCTCTACGGCGCAAACTCCGACCGATCGGGACTTCTGCCCGTGTTACCAAAAACACCATCATGAAAAAGGCGATCGCTGAGCAAGCCAAGTGGAAACCGATCGAGTCCTATCTCAAGGGACCGAGTGTCTGTCTATTTGTGCGCAAGGACATCGGGGAGACCCTAAAAGCCTATCAAGCCTTCGCCAAGGAAGTTAAAAAGACAGAATTACGGGGGGGAGTATTTGACGGACGCGCCTTTGCCCCTGACCAAATCAAGGCTGTAGCGGACTTGCCCCCCAAAGAAGTGCTCCTGGCTCAGATTCTGGGCTTACTCAACAATGTGCCTTCCCGTTTGGCGGGCACTGTCAAGGAAGTACCTGCATCTGTGGCGCGGAGTATCAACGAAGTCCCTGCCTCCCTGGCACGGGCAATCAAAGCCATGCAAGAAAAGCAAAGTGCTGGTCAACCTGGTTAG
- the rplL gene encoding 50S ribosomal protein L7/L12: MSRVQEAFDLITSLSVLEAAELVKLMEEKLGISAAAPAGVPMMAMPAVAGAPAAAPAEAPPEPVEEKTAFDLVLEEVPADKKIAVLKVVRELTGLGLKEAKEAVESTPKTVKEGIPKEEAEKAKKQLEEAGAKVSIK, translated from the coding sequence ATGTCCAGAGTACAAGAAGCGTTTGATTTGATTACCAGTCTGAGCGTGTTAGAGGCCGCTGAGCTGGTTAAGTTGATGGAGGAAAAACTGGGTATTTCTGCCGCTGCTCCCGCGGGTGTACCTATGATGGCCATGCCGGCTGTGGCTGGTGCCCCTGCTGCGGCGCCGGCGGAAGCTCCCCCTGAACCCGTAGAAGAAAAGACCGCCTTCGACTTGGTGTTGGAAGAAGTACCAGCGGACAAGAAGATTGCTGTTTTGAAGGTAGTACGGGAATTGACAGGCTTGGGTCTCAAGGAAGCCAAGGAAGCGGTGGAATCTACCCCCAAAACTGTCAAGGAAGGTATTCCCAAGGAAGAGGCAGAAAAAGCCAAGAAGCAGTTGGAAGAAGCTGGTGCCAAGGTCTCCATCAAGTAG
- the leuB gene encoding 3-isopropylmalate dehydrogenase, translating to MYRIVLLPGDGIGPEIMAVAERVLAAIAQKFQLAFDCQTALVGGAAIDAVGHPLPPATLELCQKSDAVLLAAVGGEKWDSLPSHLRPEQALLGLRSGLQLFANIRPAKILPQLIDASTLKREVVEGVDLVVVRELTGGIYFGQPKGIFTDSHGVRRGVNTMAYLETEIDRIAHVAFQTARLRRKQVCSVDKSNVLEVSQLWRERVTAVSQAYPDVTLTHMYVDNCAMQLVRNPRQFDVILTGNLFGDILSDEAAMLTGSIGMLPSASLGEAGKPGLFEPVHGSAPDIAGKDIANPIAQVLSVAMMLRYGLQQPQAADAIELAVSQVLDQGKRTGDIMAPGCERVGCQAMGEAIVAQIQAL from the coding sequence ATGTATCGTATCGTTTTGCTCCCTGGGGACGGTATTGGTCCCGAAATCATGGCGGTGGCAGAAAGAGTCCTAGCTGCGATTGCCCAAAAGTTCCAGCTTGCCTTTGACTGCCAGACTGCTTTGGTGGGGGGGGCGGCGATCGATGCTGTGGGTCACCCCTTACCGCCTGCAACTCTGGAATTGTGCCAAAAATCTGATGCGGTGCTGTTAGCTGCTGTGGGGGGGGAGAAGTGGGATAGCTTGCCCAGTCACCTCCGCCCCGAACAGGCATTGCTGGGACTCCGATCGGGTCTACAATTGTTCGCCAACATCCGCCCCGCCAAAATTCTGCCCCAGCTGATCGATGCCTCTACGCTCAAACGGGAAGTAGTGGAAGGGGTGGATTTAGTAGTAGTTCGGGAGTTGACAGGGGGTATTTACTTCGGTCAACCGAAGGGCATTTTTACTGACAGTCATGGCGTGCGGCGGGGGGTCAACACTATGGCTTATTTGGAGACAGAAATCGATCGGATTGCCCATGTTGCCTTCCAAACAGCCAGGCTTCGACGAAAACAGGTTTGTTCGGTGGACAAGTCGAATGTCCTAGAAGTTTCCCAGCTCTGGCGAGAACGGGTGACAGCTGTTAGCCAAGCATATCCTGATGTAACTCTGACCCATATGTATGTGGATAACTGTGCCATGCAGTTGGTGCGTAACCCCCGCCAGTTTGATGTGATTTTAACAGGAAACCTATTTGGCGACATTCTGTCTGATGAAGCTGCCATGCTGACAGGGAGTATTGGTATGTTGCCCTCTGCCAGTTTGGGGGAAGCAGGTAAACCAGGTCTATTTGAGCCTGTCCATGGTTCTGCCCCTGACATCGCTGGTAAAGACATCGCTAACCCGATCGCTCAAGTCCTGAGTGTGGCGATGATGCTGCGCTACGGACTCCAACAACCGCAGGCTGCTGATGCCATTGAACTAGCCGTTAGTCAAGTCCTCGATCAGGGTAAACGTACAGGCGATATTATGGCTCCTGGTTGTGAACGGGTTGGCTGCCAGGCAATGGGAGAAGCGATCGTGGCTCAAATTCAGGCTTTGTAA